In Brassica rapa cultivar Chiifu-401-42 chromosome A06, CAAS_Brap_v3.01, whole genome shotgun sequence, a single window of DNA contains:
- the LOC117126081 gene encoding cyclin-dependent kinase B2-1-like — protein MRFLCSFVLPRHQYLSREGTYGKVYRPREKTTGKIVALKKTRLHEDEEGVPSITLREISILRMLARDPHIVRLMDVKQGLSKDGKTVLYLVFEYMDTDVKKYIRSFRQTGDNIPLQIIKILMYQLCKGIAFCHGHGVLHRDLKPYNLLMDPKTMRLKIADLGLARAFTLPMKKYTHEIVTLWYRAPEVLLGATHYSTAVDMWSVGCVFAELVTNQAILAGDSELQRPHHHSHLNFLIRLEKILR, from the exons ATGAGGTTCCTTTGT TCATTTGTTTTGCCACGTCATCAGTATTTGTCCCGAGAAGGAACTTACGGGAAGGTTTACAGACCCAGAGAGAAAACTACTGGAAAGATCGTCGCTCTCAAGAAGACGCGTCTCCATGAAGACGAAGAAGGCGTTCCTTCCATCACTCTCCGCGAGATCTCCATCTTACGCATGCTCGCTCGCGATCCTCACATCGTCAG GTTGATGGATGTTAAGCAAGGACTGAGCAAAGATGGCAAAACTGTGCTCTACCTGGTGTTCGAGTACATGGACACTGACGTCAAGAAGTACATCAGAAGTTTCCGTCAAACCGGAGACAACATTCCTCTCCAAATCATCAAGATCTTGATGTACCAACTCTGCAAAGGAATCGCGTTCTGCCATGGACACGGTGTGCTGCACAG AGATCTTAAGCCTTACAATCTCTTGATGGATCCCAAGACGATGAGGCTCAAGATTGCAGATCTTGGTTTAGCCAGAGCCTTCACTCTCCCTATGAAGAAGTATACCCATGAG ATAGTGACTCTATGGTATAGAGCTCCAGAAGTTCTTCTTGGTGCCACTCATTACTCTACAGCTGTTGATATGTGGTCTGTTGGCTGCGTTTTTG CTGAGCTTGTGACCAACCAAGCGATTCTTGCTGGGGACTCTGAGCTCCAACGTCCTCACCATCACTCTCACTTAAACTTCTTAATCAGACTTGAAAAAATTCTTCGGTAA